The following are from one region of the Coffea eugenioides isolate CCC68of chromosome 2, Ceug_1.0, whole genome shotgun sequence genome:
- the LOC113760915 gene encoding vacuolar protein sorting-associated protein 8 homolog isoform X2: MELELDSFLESHGLGNGTDDGDSDEYLSPSSSVPHHHRTVDEILLLNDSSSSSSSSAAGSPSPPSSPSTSAATALSSRRLHRLDHQQEPSLVTTNDPNFSESNNSSTISSSNSTIIYDDNNSSSNNHNNNNDLVAALSAITPSIKGLSLAHSLDSNSNHHLNTTSIISSSRTSRNLTASINSSNNNRINLAEFASSRSVILPSLFAAVKSNVKPGAALAAAAAASRSFPTPHAAAIKSSRTSSSAVALCSIAIAENDSISTTPPPPPPPPPPPPAIATAAHSELASWVPNEVDGEVYDECDSLPSTAGGAGLGLSVREADDEVDSCRHFSRVQDENLTAKDAGILPTNQTPNLEAATSFLVSNVDKQRIDDSSGAMLLSISSSAATEFHLPAKAEEKHLDANRNPTSSEVAIQAQSSSVVEDENNEDSRINSTNRVIHKDIASIVADPDEGECFEQEITAKTDEMHGQENVISQSKDEVLSLGGHETNSDDDVADIVQDVALQWKSNKGRRKTRNKSLHPCLTPLELAEELEKKQAFTGMYWEEGAAAQPMRLEGVRRGSTVLGYFDVDSNNAITRAISLQAFKQEHGFPSVLSVHLNYIAIGMSKGVILVFPSKYSPYHSDNMDSKMLMLGLQGERSYVPVTSMCFNQQGDLLFAGYGDGHFSVWDVQRASALKVINEHKAPVVHMLYLGQDSQASRQFNVVSGDSKGVVKLIRFSVVPWVNRISYSKATKLLDETTSMVICASPLLSTEFLGGLSMSSQVSSSVTTSAIGSMMGGVIGGDSGWKSTSLVENGVVIFVTHQSALVAKVSPTVEVYAQIPKPDGVGDRSMPYAAWRCMSDLLGSSTETVPAETLEKCSWLAIAWDRKVQVAKLVKSELKVYAKWTLDCPAVGVAWLDDQMLVVLTSIGRLVMFTKEGNMIHDTSFAVNGTGGDDMITYHTYFNNIHGNPEKAHHNCVAVRGASIYILGTSHLVVSRLLPWKERIEVLHRAGDWMGALNMAMTIYDGQAHGVIDLPRTLDDVQKTIMPYLAELLLSYVDEVFSYIKVASGNQVGNSDQLDESKSSSDSDNPEIEEQYIRVGGVAVEFCVHIKRTDILFDEIYAKFCAAKHKETFVELLEPYILKDMLGCLPPAIMQALVEHYSMKGWLQRVEQCVLHMDISSLDFNQVVRLCREHRLHGALIYLFNKGLDDFRTPLEELLVVLQQCERENASVLGYRILVYLKYCFHGFAFPPGHGTLSPTRLLSIRKDILAFLLEDSSIPNPQALTNSMSDKPFPNLCHLLDLDTEATLDVLNCAFLEEQNLAFNNLCHDLTSSNVGVKDLGDESQNLVQKLVDVLSLILEASYFQRGCSTSSDDGSSLETWPSKKDAGHIIEFVTYYVACERAKVSRDILSQILEYLTSETSFSPSVSRQNIEIHKRREKQLLTLLEVVPDTEWDAPYLLHLCERCQFHQVCGLIHSNRCQYVAALDSYIKAVDESIHALSFIHDMLRRLSETDSEAFQAAVFSRIGDLVKLDREGTFFLVVVHFHGQSQEILFSQLHSHPESLFLYLKTLVEVHTTGNLKFSCLRKDGSLHFPSGRMAKHQSDRIKTFLEELNDFPKLLRTKPIQLTDEVTEQYLEEYGIVDAASFLLERVGDVGSALMLILSGLNEKFIVLEASIGPSDSRPKHFNSILKEEEVNDILDILHSCIGLCQRNSPRLDPHESEYLWFQLLDSFCLPLMDSCSSKTRSIHQQDMEVLEVKQDHEDDCIIKWKISKSHKNAYILKKLLSLFIREIVEGMIGYVHLPTIMLKLLSDNGSQEFGDFKPTILGMLGTYDFERRILDTAKSLIEDDTYYTMSLLKKGASHGFAPRGLTCCVCNGLLTKRSHSSSIQVFSCGHAMHVHCVLQENETSVWGSSAGCPICVAGKKAQRSRSKSVVVANELVSKALSRSHKVPGTSVLHAPDNDVSENSYGSHPISRFELLNNLHKDQRSSQIENMPQLRLAPPAVYHEKVKKGNDLMTEESSRGSASAEKSRSKQLGDVKVKGSSVRFPLRSNIFGKLPLKS, from the exons ATGGAGCTGGAGCTGGACTCTTTCCTTGAATCACACGGACTCGGAAATGGCACGGATGATGGTGACTCCGACGAGTACCTAAGTCCCTCCTCCTCTGTTCCTCATCATCATCGTACAGTCGACGAAATTCTCCTCCTCAAcgattcttcttcttcatcctcATCTTCGGCGGCAGGTTCACCCTCTCCCCCTTCTTCTCCATCTACTTCTGCTGCTACTGCTCTTTCCTCTCGGCGGCTGCATCGATTAGATCATCAACAAGAACCTTCTCTAGTAACAACTAATGATCCTAACTTTAGTGAGAGTAATAATTCTAGcaccatttcttcttccaaTAGCACAATTATCTATGATGATAATAACAGCAGTAGTAATAATCACAACAACAACAACGATCTTGTTGCTGCTTTGTCTGCAATAACCCCCAGCATAAAAGGGCTATCTCTTGCGCATTCCTTGGATTCCAATAGCAACCACCACTTGAATACTACTTCCATAATTTCTTCTTCTAGGACTAGTAGGAATCTTACTGCTAGCATTAACAGTAGCAATAATAATAGGATAAATTTGGCTGAATTTGCTTCTTCGCGGTCGGTTATTCTGCCTTCGCTATTTGCTGCCGTCAAATCCAATGTCAAGCCCGGTGCCGCCCTTGCCGCTGCGGCCGCCGCGTCTCGTTCTTTTCCAACTCCCCACGCCGCTGCCATTAAGTCCTCCAGAACCTCTTCCAGTGCTGTGGCTCTTTGCTCCATTGCTATTGCGGAAAACGACTCCATATCCACCACGCCGCCGCCtccgccaccaccacctcctcctcctcctgctATTGCTACTGCCGCTCATTCAGAGCTTGCTTCCTGGGTTCCCAACGAGGTTGATGGCGAAGTTTATGATGAATGCGATAGCCTTCCATCTACTGCTGGAGGAGCTGGACTAGGTTTGAGCGTGAGAGAGGCTGATGATGAAGTGGACAGCTGCAGGCATTTCTCTAGGGTTCAGGACGAGAATTTGACGGCCAAGGATGCTGGAATACTGCCCACCAATCAGACTCCCAATCTAGAGGCTGCAACTTCTTTTCTTGTATCAAATGTTGATAAACAAAGAATTGATGACTCATCTGGGGCTATGCTTTTATCCATTTCTTCTTCTGCTGCAACTGAGTTCCATTTACCTGCCAAAGCTGAAGAAAAACATTTGGATGCAAACAGGAATCCCACGTCTAGTGAAGTTGCCATTCAAGCACAATCTTCATCAGTGGTGGAGGATGAGAATAATGAGGATTCTCGAATTAATTCTACAAACAGAGTCATCCACAAGGATATTGCTTCTATTGTTGCTGATCCAGATGAAGGAGAATGTTTTGAGCAGGAGATTACTGCTAAGACAGATGAAATGCATGGTCAGGAGAATGTAATATCACAATCTAAAGATGAGGTTTTGAGTCTCGGAGGACATGAGACCAATTCCGATGACGATGTTGCAGATATTGTACAAGATGTTGCTTTGCAATGGAAAAGCAACAAGGGTAGAAGAAAGACACGTAATAAATCACTCCATCCTTGCTTGACACCGCTTGAATTGGCTGAAGAGCTTGAGAAGAAACAAGCATTTACAGGCATGTACTGGGAGGAAGGTGCTGCTGCCCAACCCATGAGGCTTGAGGGTGTTAGGAGGGGATCAACTGTGTTGGGTTACTTTGATGTTGATTCAAACAATGCCATTACTCGGGCCATCTCCTTGCAAGCCTTCAAACAGGAACATGGATTTCCATCAGTTCTTTCAGTTCATCTCAATTACATTGCTATAGGGATGTCTAAAGGAGTCATTCTTGTCTTCCCAAGCAAATACTCTCCTTACCATTCCGACAACATGGACTCAAAG ATGTTGATGCTTGGATTACAAGGGGAAAGATCTTATGTTCCTGTGACTTCCATGTGCTTCAACCAGCAGGGAGATTTGCTCTTTGCCGGTTATGGGGATGGCCATTTTTCTGTTTGGGATGTGCAAAGGGCATCAGCACTTAAAGTTATAAATGAGCATAAAGCTCCAGTAGTGCATATGTTATATCTGGGGCAGGATTCTCAAGCTAGTCGCCAGTTCAATGTAGTTAGTGGGGATAGCAAAGGTGTTGTTAAGTTGATTCGTTTTTCTGTGGTTCCTTGGGTTAACCGGATCTCCTATTCCAAAGCAACC AAACTTCTCGATGAAACAACTAGCATGGTAATTTGTGCATCTCCGCTGCTTTCAACTGAATTCCTTGGAGGCTTGTCTATGTCTTCCCAAGTGAGCAGCTCAGTTACAACAAGTGCTATTGGAAGCATGATGGGTGGAGTCATTGGAGGAGATTCTGGCTGGAAATCCACTTCTTTGGTTGAAAATGGTGTGGTGATATTTGTCACTCATCAATCCGCTCTGGTG GCAAAAGTAAGTCCGACAGTGGAAGTGTATGCTCAAATTCCTAAGCCTGATGGTGTTGGGGATCGTTCAATGCCTTATGCTGCTTGGAGATGCATGTCTGATTTGCTCGGTTCTTCAACTG AAACTGTACCTGCTGAAACATTAGAAAAATGTTCCTGGCTTGCAATTGCTTGGGATCGAAAAGTTCAGGTGGCTAAGTTGGTGAAGTCAGAATTAAAAGTATATGCAAAATGGACTCTGGATTGTCCGGCAGTGGGTGTGGCTTGGTTAGATGATCAG ATGCTGGTAGTTCTCACATCAATAGGACGACTTGTGATGTTCACAAAAGAAGGAAATATGATTCATGACACAAGCTTTGCTGTCAATGGAACAGGAGGAGATGATATGATTACATATCATACCTACTTTAACAATATTCATGGGAATCCTGAGAAAGCTCATCATAACTGTGTAGCTGTAAGGGGCGCCAGCATATATATCCTCGGAACCTCCCATCTTGTTGTTTCCCGTCTTCTCCCCTGGAAGGAACGTATAGAAGTTTTGCACAGAGCAGGTGACTGGATGGGGGCATTGAACATGGCTATGACAATTTATGATGGCCAAGCTCATGGAGTTATTGATCTTCCAAGAACTTTAGATGATGTACAGAAGACAATTATGCCATACCTAGCAGAGCTTCTTTTGTCCTACGTAGATGAGGTGTTTTCGTATATAAAAGTTGCATCTGGGAACCAAGTGGGGAATTCAGACCAATTGGATGAGTCAAAGAGTAGCAGTGACTCTGATAATCCTGAAATAGAAGAGCAGTATATCCGTGTTGGTGGTGTTGCTGTTGAGTTTTGCGTACATATCAAGAGAACTGATATCCTGTTCGATGAAATCTATGCCAAATTTTGTGCAGCTAAACATAAAG AAACGTTTGTGGAGCTTTTGGAGCCTTACATATTGAAAGACATGCTGGGATGTCTGCCACCTGCG ATTATGCAAGCTTTAGTTGAGCATTATAGTATGAAAGGTTGGCTGCAGCGAGTTGAACAATGTGTTCTCCACATGGATATTTCATCATTGGATTTCAACCAG GTTGTACGTCTGTGCAGGGAGCACAGGTTGCATGGTGCATTGATATATTTGTTTAACAAAGGTCTAGATGATTTCAGGACTCCTTTGGAGGAGCTCTTGGTTGTCTTACAACAATGCGAGAGGGAAAATGCTTCAGTCCTTGG GTACAGGATACTTGTTTACCTGAAATACTGCTTCCATGGCTTTGCTTTTCCTCCAG GACATGGGACACTTTCTCCTACACGGCTATTATCTATAAGAAAAGACATTCTGGCATTTCTATTAGAGGATTCTAGTATCCCAAATCCACAGGCACTTACAAACTCGATGTCTGATAAGCCATTCCCAAATCTGTGTCACCTGTTAGATTTGGATACTGAAGCCACTTTAGATGTTTTGAATTGTGCATTTTTAGAGGAACAAAATCTAGCATTTAACAATCTCTGTCACGACTTGACCAGTTCAAATGTGGGAGTGAAGGACTTGGGGGATGAAAGTCAAAATTTGGTCCAGAAATTAGTAGATGTTCTGTCTCTTATCCTTGAAGCAAGCTACTTCCAAAGGGGCTGTTCTACTAGCAGTGACGATGGTAGTTCATTGGAGACTTGGCCTTCAAAGAAAGATGCAGGCCACATAATTGAGTTTGTTACTTATTATGTTGCCTGTGAAAGAGCGAAGGTGTCTAGAGATATTTTAAGTCAAATTTTGGAGTATTTGACATCAGAAACTAGCTTTTCACCTAGTGTCTCTAGGCAGAATATTGAGATCCACAAAAGAAGAGAGAAGCAATTGCTTACACTTTTAGAGGTTGTACCTGACACAGAGTGGGATGCTCCATACCTGTTGCATTTGTGTGAAAGATGTCAGTTTCACCAG GTCTGCGGCTTAATTCATTCAAACAGATGTCAGTATGTTGCTGCATTGGATAGTTATATAAAAGCTGTAGATGAATCCATTCATGCTCTTTCTTTTATCCATGATATGTTGCGGCGACTGAGTGAGACTGATTCAGAAGCCTTCCAAGCAGCAGTCTTTTCAAGGATTGGTGATCTGGTCAAATTAGACAG AGAAGGAACTTTCTTTCTGGTGGTTGTCCATTTCCATGGACAAAGTcaggaaattttgttttctcAGTTACACTCTCACCCAGAGagcctttttctttatttgaagACACTTGTTGAGGTTCACACAACTGGAAATCTCAAATTTTCTTGCTTAAGAAAAGATGGTAGTTTACATTTTCCGAGTGGAAGGATGGCAAAGCATCAGTCAGATAGAATTAAGACGTTCCTTgaagaattgaatgatttcccAAAATTGCTCCGCACTAAGCCAATTCAGCTGACAGATGAAGTGACAGAACAGTATCTTGAG GAATATGGAATTGTAGATGCAGCTTCCTTCTTGCTGGAAAGGGTTGGTGATGTTGGAAGTGCTCTTATGCTCATTCTTTCTGGCCTCAATGAAAAATTTATTGTGCTTGAAGCTTCTATTGGCCCATCTGATTCTCGTCCTAAGCACTTCAATTCAATTTTAAAGGAGGAGGAG GTCAATGACATACTTGACATTCTGCACTCTTGTATTGGACTATGCCAACGGAACAGTCCGCGTTTGGATCCTCATGAGTCTGAGTACCTGTGGTTTCAGTTGCTTGACTC GTTTTGTTTGCCTCTAATGGATTCATGTAGCAGCAAAACAAGATCTATACATCAGCAAGACATGGAAGTTCTAGAAGTTAAGCAAGATCATGAAGATGACTGCATAATAAAATGGAAGATCTCAAAGTCTCACAAAAATGCATACATTTTGAAGAAACTGCTCTCTTTATTTATTAGAGAGATAGTCGAAGGAATGATTGGGTATGTTCACCTCCCAACAATCATGTTGAAGCTTCTTTCAGATAATGGCAGCCAGGAATTTGGTGACTTTAAACCTACCATATTGGGCATGCTTGGAACATATGATTTTGAAAGAAGAATTCTG GACACTGCCAAATCCTTGATTGAGGACGATACCTACTACACCATGAGCTTACTTAAGAAGGGTGCTTCCCATGGTTTTGCCCCTCGGGGACTAACATGTTGTGTATGCAATGGACTCCTTACAAAAAGATCCCACAGCTCCAGCATCCAAGTTTTCAGTTGTGGCCATGCAATGCATGTCCACTGTGTACTCCAGGAAAATGAGACTTCAGTTTGGGGCTCATCAGCTGGATGTCCCATTTGTGTGGCTGGGAAGAAAGCTCAGAGATCAAGAAGCAAATCTGTGGTTGTCGCGAATGAGTTGGTGAGCAAAGCTTTATCAAGATCGCATAAAGTACCCGGCACAAGTGTTCTTCATGCACCAGATAATGATGTGTCAGAGAATTCCTATGGTTCCCACCCAATTTCTAGG TTTGAGCTCTTGAACAATCTTCATAAAGACCAGAGATCAAGCCAAATAGAGAATATGCCTCAGCTGAGGCTTGCTCCACCAGCTGTTTACCATGAAAAGGTGAAGAAAGGAAATGATCTAATGACTGAAGAAAGCAGCAGGGGATCAGCTAGTGCAGAAAAATCAAGGAGTAAGCAACTTGGAGACGTA
- the LOC113760915 gene encoding vacuolar protein sorting-associated protein 8 homolog isoform X3 has protein sequence MELELDSFLESHGLGNGTDDGDSDEYLSPSSSVPHHHRTVDEILLLNDSSSSSSSSAAGSPSPPSSPSTSAATALSSRRLHRLDHQQEPSLVTTNDPNFSESNNSSTISSSNSTIIYDDNNSSSNNHNNNNDLVAALSAITPSIKGLSLAHSLDSNSNHHLNTTSIISSSRTSRNLTASINSSNNNRINLAEFASSRSVILPSLFAAVKSNVKPGAALAAAAAASRSFPTPHAAAIKSSRTSSSAVALCSIAIAENDSISTTPPPPPPPPPPPPAIATAAHSELASWVPNEVDGEVYDECDSLPSTAGGAGLGLSVREADDEVDSCRHFSRVQDENLTAKDAGILPTNQTPNLEAATSFLVSNVDKQRIDDSSGAMLLSISSSAATEFHLPAKAEEKHLDANRNPTSSEVAIQAQSSSVVEDENNEDSRINSTNRVIHKDIASIVADPDEGECFEQEITAKTDEMHGQENVISQSKDEVLSLGGHETNSDDDVADIVQDVALQWKSNKGRRKTRNKSLHPCLTPLELAEELEKKQAFTGMYWEEGAAAQPMRLEGVRRGSTVLGYFDVDSNNAITRAISLQAFKQEHGFPSVLSVHLNYIAIGMSKGVILVFPSKYSPYHSDNMDSKMLMLGLQGERSYVPVTSMCFNQQGDLLFAGYGDGHFSVWDVQRASALKVINEHKAPVVHMLYLGQDSQASRQFNVVSGDSKGVVKLIRFSVVPWVNRISYSKATKLLDETTSMVICASPLLSTEFLGGLSMSSQVSSSVTTSAIGSMMGGVIGGDSGWKSTSLVENGVVIFVTHQSALVAKVSPTVEVYAQIPKPDGVGDRSMPYAAWRCMSDLLGSSTETVPAETLEKCSWLAIAWDRKVQVAKLVKSELKVYAKWTLDCPAVGVAWLDDQMLVVLTSIGRLVMFTKEGNMIHDTSFAVNGTGGDDMITYHTYFNNIHGNPEKAHHNCVAVRGASIYILGTSHLVVSRLLPWKERIEVLHRAGDWMGALNMAMTIYDGQAHGVIDLPRTLDDVQKTIMPYLAELLLSYVDEVFSYIKVASGNQVGNSDQLDESKSSSDSDNPEIEEQYIRVGGVAVEFCVHIKRTDILFDEIYAKFCAAKHKETFVELLEPYILKDMLGCLPPAIMQALVEHYSMKGWLQRVEQCVLHMDISSLDFNQVVRLCREHRLHGALIYLFNKGLDDFRTPLEELLVVLQQCERENASVLGYRILVYLKYCFHGFAFPPGHGTLSPTRLLSIRKDILAFLLEDSSIPNPQALTNSMSDKPFPNLCHLLDLDTEATLDVLNCAFLEEQNLAFNNLCHDLTSSNVGVKDLGDESQNLVQKLVDVLSLILEASYFQRGCSTSSDDGSSLETWPSKKDAGHIIEFVTYYVACERAKVSRDILSQILEYLTSETSFSPSVSRQNIEIHKRREKQLLTLLEVVPDTEWDAPYLLHLCERCQFHQVCGLIHSNRCQYVAALDSYIKAVDESIHALSFIHDMLRRLSETDSEAFQAAVFSRIGDLVKLDREGTFFLVVVHFHGQSQEILFSQLHSHPESLFLYLKTLVEVHTTGNLKFSCLRKDGSLHFPSGRMAKHQSDRIKTFLEELNDFPKLLRTKPIQLTDEVTEQYLELLCRYERESVRKFLETFESYRVENCLRLCQEYGIVDAASFLLERVGDVGSALMLILSGLNEKFIVLEASIGPSDSRPKHFNSILKEEESAFGSS, from the exons ATGGAGCTGGAGCTGGACTCTTTCCTTGAATCACACGGACTCGGAAATGGCACGGATGATGGTGACTCCGACGAGTACCTAAGTCCCTCCTCCTCTGTTCCTCATCATCATCGTACAGTCGACGAAATTCTCCTCCTCAAcgattcttcttcttcatcctcATCTTCGGCGGCAGGTTCACCCTCTCCCCCTTCTTCTCCATCTACTTCTGCTGCTACTGCTCTTTCCTCTCGGCGGCTGCATCGATTAGATCATCAACAAGAACCTTCTCTAGTAACAACTAATGATCCTAACTTTAGTGAGAGTAATAATTCTAGcaccatttcttcttccaaTAGCACAATTATCTATGATGATAATAACAGCAGTAGTAATAATCACAACAACAACAACGATCTTGTTGCTGCTTTGTCTGCAATAACCCCCAGCATAAAAGGGCTATCTCTTGCGCATTCCTTGGATTCCAATAGCAACCACCACTTGAATACTACTTCCATAATTTCTTCTTCTAGGACTAGTAGGAATCTTACTGCTAGCATTAACAGTAGCAATAATAATAGGATAAATTTGGCTGAATTTGCTTCTTCGCGGTCGGTTATTCTGCCTTCGCTATTTGCTGCCGTCAAATCCAATGTCAAGCCCGGTGCCGCCCTTGCCGCTGCGGCCGCCGCGTCTCGTTCTTTTCCAACTCCCCACGCCGCTGCCATTAAGTCCTCCAGAACCTCTTCCAGTGCTGTGGCTCTTTGCTCCATTGCTATTGCGGAAAACGACTCCATATCCACCACGCCGCCGCCtccgccaccaccacctcctcctcctcctgctATTGCTACTGCCGCTCATTCAGAGCTTGCTTCCTGGGTTCCCAACGAGGTTGATGGCGAAGTTTATGATGAATGCGATAGCCTTCCATCTACTGCTGGAGGAGCTGGACTAGGTTTGAGCGTGAGAGAGGCTGATGATGAAGTGGACAGCTGCAGGCATTTCTCTAGGGTTCAGGACGAGAATTTGACGGCCAAGGATGCTGGAATACTGCCCACCAATCAGACTCCCAATCTAGAGGCTGCAACTTCTTTTCTTGTATCAAATGTTGATAAACAAAGAATTGATGACTCATCTGGGGCTATGCTTTTATCCATTTCTTCTTCTGCTGCAACTGAGTTCCATTTACCTGCCAAAGCTGAAGAAAAACATTTGGATGCAAACAGGAATCCCACGTCTAGTGAAGTTGCCATTCAAGCACAATCTTCATCAGTGGTGGAGGATGAGAATAATGAGGATTCTCGAATTAATTCTACAAACAGAGTCATCCACAAGGATATTGCTTCTATTGTTGCTGATCCAGATGAAGGAGAATGTTTTGAGCAGGAGATTACTGCTAAGACAGATGAAATGCATGGTCAGGAGAATGTAATATCACAATCTAAAGATGAGGTTTTGAGTCTCGGAGGACATGAGACCAATTCCGATGACGATGTTGCAGATATTGTACAAGATGTTGCTTTGCAATGGAAAAGCAACAAGGGTAGAAGAAAGACACGTAATAAATCACTCCATCCTTGCTTGACACCGCTTGAATTGGCTGAAGAGCTTGAGAAGAAACAAGCATTTACAGGCATGTACTGGGAGGAAGGTGCTGCTGCCCAACCCATGAGGCTTGAGGGTGTTAGGAGGGGATCAACTGTGTTGGGTTACTTTGATGTTGATTCAAACAATGCCATTACTCGGGCCATCTCCTTGCAAGCCTTCAAACAGGAACATGGATTTCCATCAGTTCTTTCAGTTCATCTCAATTACATTGCTATAGGGATGTCTAAAGGAGTCATTCTTGTCTTCCCAAGCAAATACTCTCCTTACCATTCCGACAACATGGACTCAAAG ATGTTGATGCTTGGATTACAAGGGGAAAGATCTTATGTTCCTGTGACTTCCATGTGCTTCAACCAGCAGGGAGATTTGCTCTTTGCCGGTTATGGGGATGGCCATTTTTCTGTTTGGGATGTGCAAAGGGCATCAGCACTTAAAGTTATAAATGAGCATAAAGCTCCAGTAGTGCATATGTTATATCTGGGGCAGGATTCTCAAGCTAGTCGCCAGTTCAATGTAGTTAGTGGGGATAGCAAAGGTGTTGTTAAGTTGATTCGTTTTTCTGTGGTTCCTTGGGTTAACCGGATCTCCTATTCCAAAGCAACC AAACTTCTCGATGAAACAACTAGCATGGTAATTTGTGCATCTCCGCTGCTTTCAACTGAATTCCTTGGAGGCTTGTCTATGTCTTCCCAAGTGAGCAGCTCAGTTACAACAAGTGCTATTGGAAGCATGATGGGTGGAGTCATTGGAGGAGATTCTGGCTGGAAATCCACTTCTTTGGTTGAAAATGGTGTGGTGATATTTGTCACTCATCAATCCGCTCTGGTG GCAAAAGTAAGTCCGACAGTGGAAGTGTATGCTCAAATTCCTAAGCCTGATGGTGTTGGGGATCGTTCAATGCCTTATGCTGCTTGGAGATGCATGTCTGATTTGCTCGGTTCTTCAACTG AAACTGTACCTGCTGAAACATTAGAAAAATGTTCCTGGCTTGCAATTGCTTGGGATCGAAAAGTTCAGGTGGCTAAGTTGGTGAAGTCAGAATTAAAAGTATATGCAAAATGGACTCTGGATTGTCCGGCAGTGGGTGTGGCTTGGTTAGATGATCAG ATGCTGGTAGTTCTCACATCAATAGGACGACTTGTGATGTTCACAAAAGAAGGAAATATGATTCATGACACAAGCTTTGCTGTCAATGGAACAGGAGGAGATGATATGATTACATATCATACCTACTTTAACAATATTCATGGGAATCCTGAGAAAGCTCATCATAACTGTGTAGCTGTAAGGGGCGCCAGCATATATATCCTCGGAACCTCCCATCTTGTTGTTTCCCGTCTTCTCCCCTGGAAGGAACGTATAGAAGTTTTGCACAGAGCAGGTGACTGGATGGGGGCATTGAACATGGCTATGACAATTTATGATGGCCAAGCTCATGGAGTTATTGATCTTCCAAGAACTTTAGATGATGTACAGAAGACAATTATGCCATACCTAGCAGAGCTTCTTTTGTCCTACGTAGATGAGGTGTTTTCGTATATAAAAGTTGCATCTGGGAACCAAGTGGGGAATTCAGACCAATTGGATGAGTCAAAGAGTAGCAGTGACTCTGATAATCCTGAAATAGAAGAGCAGTATATCCGTGTTGGTGGTGTTGCTGTTGAGTTTTGCGTACATATCAAGAGAACTGATATCCTGTTCGATGAAATCTATGCCAAATTTTGTGCAGCTAAACATAAAG AAACGTTTGTGGAGCTTTTGGAGCCTTACATATTGAAAGACATGCTGGGATGTCTGCCACCTGCG ATTATGCAAGCTTTAGTTGAGCATTATAGTATGAAAGGTTGGCTGCAGCGAGTTGAACAATGTGTTCTCCACATGGATATTTCATCATTGGATTTCAACCAG GTTGTACGTCTGTGCAGGGAGCACAGGTTGCATGGTGCATTGATATATTTGTTTAACAAAGGTCTAGATGATTTCAGGACTCCTTTGGAGGAGCTCTTGGTTGTCTTACAACAATGCGAGAGGGAAAATGCTTCAGTCCTTGG GTACAGGATACTTGTTTACCTGAAATACTGCTTCCATGGCTTTGCTTTTCCTCCAG GACATGGGACACTTTCTCCTACACGGCTATTATCTATAAGAAAAGACATTCTGGCATTTCTATTAGAGGATTCTAGTATCCCAAATCCACAGGCACTTACAAACTCGATGTCTGATAAGCCATTCCCAAATCTGTGTCACCTGTTAGATTTGGATACTGAAGCCACTTTAGATGTTTTGAATTGTGCATTTTTAGAGGAACAAAATCTAGCATTTAACAATCTCTGTCACGACTTGACCAGTTCAAATGTGGGAGTGAAGGACTTGGGGGATGAAAGTCAAAATTTGGTCCAGAAATTAGTAGATGTTCTGTCTCTTATCCTTGAAGCAAGCTACTTCCAAAGGGGCTGTTCTACTAGCAGTGACGATGGTAGTTCATTGGAGACTTGGCCTTCAAAGAAAGATGCAGGCCACATAATTGAGTTTGTTACTTATTATGTTGCCTGTGAAAGAGCGAAGGTGTCTAGAGATATTTTAAGTCAAATTTTGGAGTATTTGACATCAGAAACTAGCTTTTCACCTAGTGTCTCTAGGCAGAATATTGAGATCCACAAAAGAAGAGAGAAGCAATTGCTTACACTTTTAGAGGTTGTACCTGACACAGAGTGGGATGCTCCATACCTGTTGCATTTGTGTGAAAGATGTCAGTTTCACCAG GTCTGCGGCTTAATTCATTCAAACAGATGTCAGTATGTTGCTGCATTGGATAGTTATATAAAAGCTGTAGATGAATCCATTCATGCTCTTTCTTTTATCCATGATATGTTGCGGCGACTGAGTGAGACTGATTCAGAAGCCTTCCAAGCAGCAGTCTTTTCAAGGATTGGTGATCTGGTCAAATTAGACAG AGAAGGAACTTTCTTTCTGGTGGTTGTCCATTTCCATGGACAAAGTcaggaaattttgttttctcAGTTACACTCTCACCCAGAGagcctttttctttatttgaagACACTTGTTGAGGTTCACACAACTGGAAATCTCAAATTTTCTTGCTTAAGAAAAGATGGTAGTTTACATTTTCCGAGTGGAAGGATGGCAAAGCATCAGTCAGATAGAATTAAGACGTTCCTTgaagaattgaatgatttcccAAAATTGCTCCGCACTAAGCCAATTCAGCTGACAGATGAAGTGACAGAACAGTATCTTGAG CTGTTGTGTCGCTATGAGCGGGAATCAGTTCGAAAGTTCTTGGAGACCTTTGAAAGCTATAGAGTAGAGAACTGTTTACGCCTCTGTCAGGAATATGGAATTGTAGATGCAGCTTCCTTCTTGCTGGAAAGGGTTGGTGATGTTGGAAGTGCTCTTATGCTCATTCTTTCTGGCCTCAATGAAAAATTTATTGTGCTTGAAGCTTCTATTGGCCCATCTGATTCTCGTCCTAAGCACTTCAATTCAATTTTAAAGGAGGAGGAG TCCGCGTTTGGATCCTCATGA